A stretch of the Lolium perenne isolate Kyuss_39 chromosome 3, Kyuss_2.0, whole genome shotgun sequence genome encodes the following:
- the LOC127343946 gene encoding uncharacterized protein isoform X2, giving the protein MPMPMPHKNKRRRRRTSPSLQQQLSRPRLTQEEDGASDSLVDSDSSSSRVDGGSPPPHLPDEPVMSSPEPRYSYHEMIAMRLARLRLPDGSDLPGFPSSEEILLALTRTSFHTDESRAAWLEYQCQIFLSGPDGESSDDSPPLVDMGSTCTSTIPDIGITDEEYMADCETLAARIPEIDTYHELEQDETNKLHLKHALYRIKACLLLKGKPLDELDDVELEHKYPPEFIVDNNYFFHYVRDGLFGWYFDTDLCYKKYLTDYQRLVLFNDGGDEYTSWRRYVEYYSTPEADRDYLQYWETIVKELKWFEHHVLIKESSYEWAEIRSKAMLQALRIAVGFPNMTMELAAIGFHEYIWKTRINLMFVKDLDGIFFEIWKRTHEDHQLRFRDALDQVYRENLFSAHDRSMKYELTYGDSQMERKFRKCTEGISHSVPKYKARELIAHTIRWTRGSSGTYEQYARKKLRIAELLGLIPKAKIAAA; this is encoded by the exons atgccgatgccgatgccgcacAAGAACAAGAGGCGCCGCCGACGCACGAGTCCTTCTCTTCAACAACAACTCTCCCGCCCGCGCCTTACTCAAGAAGAAGATGGCGCATCTGATTCCCTTGTCGATTCGGATAGCAGCAGCAGCCGTGTGGATGGAGGCTCTCCGCCGCCCCATCTCCCCGACGAGCCTGTTATGTCCTCACCAGAGCCAAGGTACTCCTACCATGAAATGATCGCCATGCGCCTCGCTCGATTGCGGTTACCAGACGGCTCCGACTTGCCCGGTTTCCCTTCCAGTGAAGAAATTCTCCTAGCCCTTACTCGTACATCTTTCCACACTGATGAATCGCGAGCTGCTTGGCTAGAATACCAGTGCCAGATTTTCTTgagcggaccagatggagaatcaTCTGATGATTCCCCGCCCCTTGTTGACATGGGTTCCACTTGTACTAGTACTATACCGGACATTGGTATCACGGATGAGGAATACATGGCAGACTGTGAAACACTAGCGGCTCGCATCCCTGAAATTGACACTTACCATGAACTCGAACAAGACGAGACCAACAAGCTCCATCTCAAGCATGCACTTTATCGCATCAAAGCTTGCCTG CTCTTGAAAGGAAAGCCACTTGACGAGCTGGATGATGTTGAATTGGAACACAAGTACCCTCCAGAGTTCATTGTGGACAACAATTACTTTTTTCACTACGTCCGAGATGGCTTATTTGGTTGGTATTTTGATACTGACCTCTGTTACAAAAAGTACTTGACCGACTACCAGCGGCTAGTCCTTTTCAATGAT GGTGGCGATGAGTATACAAGCTGGAGGAGATACGTAGAATATTATAGCACCCCTGAAGCTGATAGAGATTATCTCCAGTACTGGGAAACAATTGTGAAGGAACTTAAA TGGTTTGAACATCATGTGCTGATAAAGGAGTCTTCTTATGAG TGGGCGGAAATACGTTCAAAGGCTATGCTCCAAGCACTTAGGATCGCTGTTGGGTTTCCCAATATGACTATGGAACTAGCAGCTATTGGTTTCCAT GAGTATATATGGAAGACGCGCATAAATCTCATGTTTGTGAAAGATCTTGATGGTATCTTTTTTGAGATTTGGAAGCGGACCCATGAGGATCATCAG CTGCGTTTCAGAGATGCTCTGGATCAAGTTTATCGTGAGAATTTGTTTTCAGCACATGACCGCAGTATGAAGTATGAGCTAACTTATGGCGATTCCCAAATGGAGCGAAAA TTTCGTAAGTGCACGGAAGGCATTAGTCACAGT GTTCCAAAGTATAAAGCACGTGAGCTGATTGCACACACAATTCGTTGGACG CGTGGGTCGTCAGGAACGTATGAGCAATATGCCAGGAAGAAGCTGAGGATTGCAGAACTGTTGGGATTGATTCCGAAGGCCAAGATAGCAGCTGCGTAG
- the LOC127343946 gene encoding uncharacterized protein isoform X1 — MPMPMPHKNKRRRRRTSPSLQQQLSRPRLTQEEDGASDSLVDSDSSSSRVDGGSPPPHLPDEPVMSSPEPRYSYHEMIAMRLARLRLPDGSDLPGFPSSEEILLALTRTSFHTDESRAAWLEYQCQIFLSGPDGESSDDSPPLVDMGSTCTSTIPDIGITDEEYMADCETLAARIPEIDTYHELEQDETNKLHLKHALYRIKACLLLKGKPLDELDDVELEHKYPPEFIVDNNYFFHYVRDGLFGWYFDTDLCYKKYLTDYQRLVLFNDGGDEYTSWRRYVEYYSTPEADRDYLQYWETIVKELKWFEHHVLIKESSYEWAEIRSKAMLQALRIAVGFPNMTMELAAIGFHEYIWKTRINLMFVKDLDGIFFEIWKRTHEDHQLRFRDALDQVYRENLFSAHDRSMKYELTYGDSQMERKFRNCTEGISHSVPKYKARELIAHTIRWTRRSSGTYEQYARKKLRIAELLGLISKDKIEAA, encoded by the exons atgccgatgccgatgccgcacAAGAACAAGAGGCGCCGCCGACGCACGAGTCCTTCTCTTCAACAACAACTCTCCCGCCCGCGCCTTACTCAAGAAGAAGATGGCGCATCTGATTCCCTTGTCGATTCGGATAGCAGCAGCAGCCGTGTGGATGGAGGCTCTCCGCCGCCCCATCTCCCCGACGAGCCTGTTATGTCCTCACCAGAGCCAAGGTACTCCTACCATGAAATGATCGCCATGCGCCTCGCTCGATTGCGGTTACCAGACGGCTCCGACTTGCCCGGTTTCCCTTCCAGTGAAGAAATTCTCCTAGCCCTTACTCGTACATCTTTCCACACTGATGAATCGCGAGCTGCTTGGCTAGAATACCAGTGCCAGATTTTCTTgagcggaccagatggagaatcaTCTGATGATTCCCCGCCCCTTGTTGACATGGGTTCCACTTGTACTAGTACTATACCGGACATTGGTATCACGGATGAGGAATACATGGCAGACTGTGAAACACTAGCGGCTCGCATCCCTGAAATTGACACTTACCATGAACTCGAACAAGACGAGACCAACAAGCTCCATCTCAAGCATGCACTTTATCGCATCAAAGCTTGCCTG CTCTTGAAAGGAAAGCCACTTGACGAGCTGGATGATGTTGAATTGGAACACAAGTACCCTCCAGAGTTCATTGTGGACAACAATTACTTTTTTCACTACGTCCGAGATGGCTTATTTGGTTGGTATTTTGATACTGACCTCTGTTACAAAAAGTACTTGACCGACTACCAGCGGCTAGTCCTTTTCAATGAT GGTGGCGATGAGTATACAAGCTGGAGGAGATACGTAGAATATTATAGCACCCCTGAAGCTGATAGAGATTATCTCCAGTACTGGGAAACAATTGTGAAGGAACTTAAA TGGTTTGAACATCATGTGCTGATAAAGGAGTCTTCTTATGAG TGGGCGGAAATACGTTCAAAGGCTATGCTCCAAGCACTTAGGATCGCTGTTGGGTTTCCCAATATGACTATGGAACTAGCAGCTATTGGTTTCCAT GAGTATATATGGAAGACGCGCATAAATCTCATGTTTGTGAAAGATCTTGATGGTATCTTTTTTGAGATTTGGAAGCGGACCCATGAGGATCATCAG CTGCGTTTCAGAGATGCTCTGGATCAAGTTTATCGTGAGAATTTGTTTTCAGCACATGACCGCAGTATGAAGTATGAGCTAACTTATGGCGATTCCCAAATGGAGCGAAAA TTTCGTAACTGCACGGAAGGCATTAGTCACAGT GTTCCAAAGTATAAAGCTCGTGAGCTGATTGCACACACAATTCGTTGGACG CGTCGGTCGTCAGGAACGTATGAGCAATATGCCAGGAAGAAGCTGAGGATTGCAGAACTGTTGGGATTGATTTCCAAGGACAAGATAGAAGCTGCGTAG